A segment of the Pseudomonas serboccidentalis genome:
GATCCTCTCCAGCTCCGGGCTGCTTGCCAGCGCGGCAATCACCCCCGGAATCTCGTTGCCCTGCAGTAACACGCAATCGACATACGCCGAGGCAATCACCCGTGCAGTACCGGTCAATGTCGCCTCGGCATTGCCGATGGCCGCGTCCATCACCGCCGTCTGGCGAGTATCGAAATCCCGGTACAGCGCTGCGAGCAGGCCCGAGCGGGTGACGAAGTGGTCATAGACTACCGGTTTGGTCACGCCAGCCTGTTCTGCGAGATAGCCGAGGGTCAGGGCATCGGTGCCTTCGGCGCGGATGATCTGCCAGGCGACGTCGAGCAACTGACGGTTGCGGTCTTCGCGCGACAGGCGACGGCGCGGTTGGGCAGGGGAATCGGCTTCGGTCATTTCAGTGGTTGACATCGTTAATATACCAAACGTAACTTACTGTTCGTAACTTACCAAGAGTATATAGCCCTTGGTCAGGCAAACTTACAGGAGAATTCCCATGCATGCATTGATAGTTGTGGCGCATCACGAGCCTCGTTCGCTGACGCACAGCGTGGCGGCGCAGATTGCCGAGGGGCTGACCCGGGCTGATCCCGCCAATACCTGGGAAATCGCTGATTTGTACGCGGAAGGTTTCCAGCCGGTTTTCGCCGCGGCAGATTTCGCCGTGCATCACCGGGAAGCGCTACCGCCCGCCGATGTGCAGGCCGAGCACGCGCGGATCGACCGGGCCGACGCGCTGGTGCTGGTGTTTCCGGTGTACTGGTGGTCGATGCCGGCGCTGCTCAAGGGCTGGATCGACCGGGTATTCAGCAATGGCTGGGCATTTGATTTCGCTGGCGATCTCAAGCATGTGAAGAAACTGCAGCGCATGCGCGTGCATCTGGTTGGCCTAGCCGGTGCTGAAGAACGCGCCTACGAGCGCCACGGTTATGGCCCGGCGATGAAGGCGCAGATCGAGCACGGGATTTTCGATTACAGCGGGGCGACGGTGGTGAGTTCGACGCTGATGGTGGAATCGGAGATGCGTGATCCGCAGGAGCATTTGCAGACGGCGTATCACCTCGGCAGCCAGATGTTCAGCTGAAACATTGCAGGAGCTGCGGCGCGCTGCGATCTTTTGATTTTTAGAAGCAAGATCAAAAGATCGCAGCGTGCCGCAGCTCCTACAGGGTTTTGTGGTGTCAGCGGGCGCCGGGCCTGCCGGCCTTGGCGAGGGCCGCGAGCAAGGTGTCCTTGTCCAGTCCCGGTACCGAGTGGCCGTTGCCTGCGGTGCTGTCGCTGGCGAGCAGGGCGTTGATGATCGCTTCTTCTACCGCTTCGGTGGCAGCGAGGAACAGTTCGCTGATGTGGTCGTTGTTGACCATGCGCAAACCGTCGCAGGTGGGCGCCCCTTTGCCTTCGTATGCGGCCGGCGGGACGTGATCGTTACCGGTGGCGAAGGCGATGAAGATGTCACCGCTGTGGTCTTCGTTGCCGCCGCCGCTGCGCGCCAGGCCGAGGCTGGCCCGTTGCGCCAGACGCGTGCACTGGTGCG
Coding sequences within it:
- a CDS encoding TetR/AcrR family transcriptional regulator codes for the protein MSTTEMTEADSPAQPRRRLSREDRNRQLLDVAWQIIRAEGTDALTLGYLAEQAGVTKPVVYDHFVTRSGLLAALYRDFDTRQTAVMDAAIGNAEATLTGTARVIASAYVDCVLLQGNEIPGVIAALASSPELERIKRDYEAIFLEKCRSDLAPYANGGQITQAGLRAMLGSAEALSHAAANGEISAAEASDELFATIVAMVERAAARATDGT
- a CDS encoding NAD(P)H-dependent oxidoreductase; protein product: MHALIVVAHHEPRSLTHSVAAQIAEGLTRADPANTWEIADLYAEGFQPVFAAADFAVHHREALPPADVQAEHARIDRADALVLVFPVYWWSMPALLKGWIDRVFSNGWAFDFAGDLKHVKKLQRMRVHLVGLAGAEERAYERHGYGPAMKAQIEHGIFDYSGATVVSSTLMVESEMRDPQEHLQTAYHLGSQMFS